In Pseudoalteromonas xiamenensis, the following are encoded in one genomic region:
- the ppk1 gene encoding polyphosphate kinase 1, with amino-acid sequence MNASTQPTHVINYFPKELSWLSFNDRVLQEAKDPSNPIIERIRFLGIFSNNLDEFFRVRVADVRRRILLNNLPDTNFDEAEELMSVMQSKVLELGKKFNSIYQQILLDLHEHNIHLVQPEELSEFHINWLKRYFQDDVLQHMAPMLLTEAIDYSDNINDTMTYLFVEMIGQKNHYAFLEIPTDRLNRFILLPPERTRRHKTIVLLDDVIRYFLADVFNSFFEFTSIQGYSIKVTRDAEYNLDDEIEEGILDKMSKGLKQRLYAEPVRLVYEQSMPEEMQKVMRKRLGITSHDALIPGGRYRNFRDFISFPNVGRGYLENKPLPALQSSAFLRHASVFKSISDQDILLYYPYHTFNHMLEFVRQAAFDPDVTQIKINIYRVASKSRLISSLINAAKNGKKVTVMVELKARFDEQNNIEWAKTLSESGVKVLMGIQALKVHSKLCVVHRKEKGQIVKYAHIGTGNFNEKTAKIYTDFSLFTKHEELTEECDMVFRFIESSFRQYKFEHLMVSPINVREKLYRLIRNEVKAAKEGKTARITIKINNLVDKELVDRLYQASRAGVKIRIIVRGMCSLVPGLPKFSENIRVISIVDRFLEHPRVMIFHNAGDPQVYLSSADWMTRNLDHRIEVGTPILDPRLKQLLIDIVEMHFKDRTKARIVDAEQKNTYVRRGNNKKIRSQIAIYDLLKKWEST; translated from the coding sequence ATGAACGCCTCAACCCAACCGACGCACGTGATCAATTACTTTCCTAAAGAATTGAGTTGGTTATCCTTTAACGACCGTGTGCTTCAAGAAGCAAAAGATCCATCCAATCCAATTATCGAACGAATTCGCTTTCTCGGTATTTTCTCCAACAATTTAGATGAATTCTTTCGTGTACGTGTCGCTGACGTTCGTCGCCGTATTCTTTTGAATAACTTGCCCGATACGAACTTTGATGAAGCAGAAGAACTAATGTCTGTTATGCAAAGCAAGGTATTGGAGCTTGGTAAGAAGTTTAATAGCATTTATCAACAAATCCTGTTGGATTTACACGAACACAATATTCACTTAGTTCAGCCAGAAGAATTATCGGAATTTCACATAAACTGGTTGAAGCGCTATTTTCAAGATGACGTATTGCAACACATGGCTCCGATGCTGTTGACCGAAGCCATCGACTATTCCGATAACATCAACGATACAATGACCTATTTATTCGTTGAAATGATTGGTCAGAAGAACCACTACGCGTTTTTAGAGATACCCACCGACCGTTTGAACCGTTTTATTCTACTGCCGCCTGAACGCACGCGCCGCCATAAGACCATTGTTTTGCTTGATGATGTGATCCGCTATTTCCTTGCTGATGTTTTCAATAGCTTTTTTGAGTTCACCAGCATTCAAGGTTATTCAATTAAGGTAACACGAGACGCCGAATACAACCTTGATGACGAAATTGAAGAAGGCATTTTGGATAAAATGTCAAAAGGTTTGAAGCAACGCCTATATGCAGAACCCGTAAGGCTAGTCTACGAGCAGTCGATGCCTGAAGAAATGCAGAAGGTTATGCGTAAGCGCCTAGGTATTACCTCTCACGATGCGCTGATCCCTGGTGGCCGTTACCGCAATTTCCGAGATTTCATCAGCTTTCCGAATGTGGGTCGCGGCTATTTGGAAAATAAACCGTTGCCTGCTTTGCAGTCTTCTGCCTTTTTGCGTCATGCGAGTGTGTTTAAATCCATCAGCGACCAAGATATTTTACTGTATTACCCATACCATACCTTCAATCATATGTTGGAGTTTGTCCGTCAAGCTGCTTTTGACCCCGATGTGACTCAAATCAAAATCAACATCTATCGTGTAGCGTCTAAATCGCGCCTGATTTCTTCGTTGATCAACGCCGCAAAGAATGGCAAAAAGGTCACGGTAATGGTTGAGCTCAAAGCTCGCTTTGATGAGCAGAACAACATCGAGTGGGCAAAAACCCTGAGCGAATCCGGCGTAAAAGTATTAATGGGGATCCAAGCCCTGAAAGTGCATAGCAAGCTGTGTGTTGTACACCGAAAAGAAAAAGGGCAAATCGTAAAATACGCCCATATCGGTACAGGTAACTTCAACGAAAAGACGGCAAAAATATATACCGATTTCAGTTTATTCACGAAACACGAAGAACTCACGGAAGAGTGCGATATGGTTTTCCGCTTTATCGAGAGTAGTTTTCGTCAGTACAAGTTCGAACATTTAATGGTTTCGCCAATCAATGTTCGCGAAAAACTATACCGCTTGATCCGTAATGAAGTGAAAGCCGCTAAAGAAGGCAAAACCGCACGTATAACAATCAAAATCAATAATTTGGTTGATAAGGAATTGGTTGATAGGCTTTATCAAGCAAGCCGTGCAGGTGTGAAAATTCGTATAATTGTACGTGGGATGTGTTCCCTTGTGCCGGGATTGCCAAAATTCAGTGAGAATATTAGAGTGATCAGTATTGTCGATCGCTTCTTAGAGCATCCTCGTGTCATGATTTTTCATAACGCGGGCGATCCACAGGTGTACTTGTCGTCCGCCGATTGGATGACTCGAAATCTTGATCATCGCATTGAAGTCGGTACGCCTATATTAGACCCTCGACTTAAGCAATTGCTCATTGATATTGTTGAGATGCATTTTAAAGATCGCACTAAAGCTCGAATTGTCGATGCTGAACAAAAGAATACCTACGTAAGACGTGGTAATAATAAGAAAATTCGCTCGCAAATCGCCATTTACGATTTGCTGAAAAAGTGGGAGAGCACTTAA
- the ppx gene encoding exopolyphosphatase produces the protein MSDYPAIAAVDLGSNSFHLVVAREVDGQMQLLHREKQRVFLAMGLDEDDNLSLEAIERGIAVLQQFAATLQGFPAENVKVVATYTLRKTKNIQQFLSLAAKVFPYRIEVISGQEEARLIYQGVARHLHDAHHRLVVDIGGGSTELIIGKHQQHSLLASRNCGCVTLTQRYFADDKLTEKRLNKAIIAAEQELENIAGKYCQHGWQICYGTSGTIKAISAICQDRWQDPLITLERLNSIKADLATANSLSELQVKGITPDRVTSLPGGLAVLIAVFNQLQLKEMHYCDFALREGLLHDMQQSYYDVDIRANTINTLSERYAVDTTHASNICDSIQLLAAQVSELWQLGKMDIKLLKWAAQLHEVGLSINSSALHKHSAYIVSNTQLPGFTQEQQQLLSSLIRFYRKKLKINEMPFFLTLSNHHFFRLLLVFRLAVLLNQKRQPELRPAVQLHPTEQSLTIQFEDPEWLEQHTLFAADLEREANYWRSINFHLQFN, from the coding sequence ATGTCAGACTACCCTGCTATCGCTGCTGTCGATTTGGGTTCAAATAGTTTTCATCTGGTCGTTGCACGCGAAGTGGATGGCCAGATGCAACTGTTGCACCGTGAAAAACAACGTGTCTTTCTTGCGATGGGTTTGGATGAGGACGATAATTTGTCTTTAGAAGCCATTGAGCGTGGTATAGCTGTATTGCAGCAGTTCGCCGCCACGTTGCAAGGCTTTCCAGCCGAGAACGTCAAAGTGGTTGCCACCTACACACTTAGAAAAACTAAAAATATCCAACAATTTCTGAGTCTTGCGGCAAAGGTTTTTCCCTACCGAATTGAAGTGATTTCAGGCCAAGAAGAAGCTCGTTTGATTTATCAAGGGGTTGCTAGGCACCTACATGATGCCCACCATCGTCTGGTTGTTGATATCGGAGGTGGGAGTACTGAACTTATTATCGGTAAACATCAACAGCACAGCTTACTTGCAAGTCGCAATTGTGGCTGCGTTACTCTCACTCAACGCTACTTTGCTGATGATAAATTAACAGAAAAGCGCCTCAATAAAGCCATTATTGCAGCGGAACAAGAGTTAGAAAATATTGCCGGCAAATATTGCCAACACGGTTGGCAAATTTGTTATGGCACGTCCGGAACAATTAAAGCAATCAGTGCTATTTGCCAAGATCGCTGGCAAGACCCGCTAATCACATTGGAGCGCTTGAACAGCATTAAAGCAGACTTAGCGACAGCTAATTCACTCAGTGAATTACAAGTGAAAGGCATAACACCAGACCGTGTAACCAGTTTACCTGGGGGGCTGGCTGTACTAATTGCCGTTTTTAATCAGTTACAACTGAAAGAAATGCATTATTGTGATTTCGCGCTTCGCGAAGGGTTACTTCACGACATGCAGCAGTCGTATTACGACGTCGACATTCGGGCAAATACCATCAATACCTTGAGTGAACGTTATGCAGTAGACACCACACACGCCTCAAACATTTGCGACTCTATCCAACTACTCGCCGCACAGGTCAGTGAGCTTTGGCAACTGGGAAAAATGGACATTAAGTTGCTAAAATGGGCTGCACAACTTCATGAAGTAGGCCTCTCAATAAACTCTTCGGCTTTACATAAACACAGCGCCTATATTGTGAGTAATACGCAGTTACCCGGGTTTACACAAGAACAACAACAGTTACTGAGCAGCTTGATCCGTTTTTACCGTAAAAAGCTGAAAATCAATGAGATGCCGTTCTTTTTAACGCTCAGTAATCACCATTTTTTTAGATTACTGCTCGTGTTTCGACTCGCTGTACTGCTGAACCAAAAGCGACAGCCAGAACTGCGTCCAGCAGTTCAATTGCACCCGACAGAACAAAGTCTTACCATACAATTTGAAGACCCTGAATGGCTTGAACAGCATACACTATTTGCTGCTGATTTAGAGCGAGAAGCCAATTACTGGCGCTCAATCAATTTCCATTTGCAGTTCAATTAA
- a CDS encoding substrate-binding periplasmic protein: MRFILILYFLLPFASVASEDTPDPVATTLKYCLSGSGNYYPYYTHDADKPGILPEIVKAILTTANIQGENLELPAKRTIQYLNSEQIDFDILSPSWLTDEEKRNPKFVFSAPIMDIKEFVVTQQKTPKGPLLRGQQVGTVRGYYYHDDMLFERLDFSSERELLQALKMGRVDRIIIGDLPARYWGEKLGIDFELNAEHSSGSLHLRLLAKHRALLPKLNAAIQVLRDSGRVAEIEQSYVTNLHSLPHDPH, encoded by the coding sequence ATGAGGTTTATCTTAATACTCTATTTCCTTCTGCCGTTCGCCTCTGTGGCGAGTGAAGATACTCCTGACCCAGTTGCTACGACCTTAAAATATTGTCTAAGCGGCTCAGGTAACTATTATCCTTATTACACCCACGATGCAGACAAACCAGGCATTCTCCCAGAAATTGTGAAAGCTATTCTAACCACGGCCAATATCCAAGGCGAGAATCTAGAGTTGCCCGCTAAACGAACCATTCAATACCTGAATAGTGAGCAAATCGATTTCGATATTCTAAGCCCAAGCTGGCTTACCGACGAAGAAAAGCGTAACCCAAAGTTTGTTTTCTCCGCGCCCATCATGGACATCAAAGAATTTGTGGTAACGCAACAGAAAACACCAAAAGGCCCTTTGCTAAGAGGTCAACAAGTCGGCACAGTGAGAGGGTATTACTACCACGACGACATGTTATTTGAGCGCCTTGATTTTAGTTCGGAAAGGGAACTACTACAGGCACTTAAGATGGGGCGAGTGGACCGAATCATTATCGGTGATTTACCGGCCAGATATTGGGGCGAGAAACTCGGAATTGATTTTGAACTCAACGCAGAGCACTCCAGCGGTTCTTTGCATTTACGTTTGCTCGCCAAACATCGCGCACTTTTACCGAAGTTAAATGCTGCAATTCAGGTCTTGCGTGACAGTGGTCGGGTCGCGGAAATAGAGCAAAGCTATGTTACTAATCTACATTCTTTGCCCCACGATCCTCACTAA
- a CDS encoding 23S rRNA (adenine(2030)-N(6))-methyltransferase RlmJ gives MLSYRHSFHAGNPADVIKHLVLAQVLDYMNRKDKPYDYIDTHSGAGFFELASSDAQKTLEFEQGIGKLWHAPLSHPALVDYVELVKQFNKEKLAFYPGSPKVAESYLRRQDKGWFFELHPQDLKRLEANTEHKKSLRVRAEDGFKGLLGLLPPSSRRAVVLMDPPYEIKKDYDTAVESIVKAYKKFDSATYMIWYPVVERERIDGMETQLKASGVRNIHLYELATSADTLERGMTASGMIVINPPWTLTKTMSEVLPELTTLLSDASGFYRCEELVPE, from the coding sequence ATGCTCAGCTACCGACATTCTTTTCACGCGGGAAATCCTGCGGATGTAATAAAACACCTAGTACTGGCGCAAGTTCTCGATTACATGAATCGTAAAGATAAGCCATATGATTACATCGATACGCATTCGGGAGCTGGTTTCTTCGAACTCGCGAGCAGTGATGCGCAGAAGACACTGGAATTCGAGCAAGGGATTGGGAAGCTTTGGCATGCGCCACTTTCGCATCCAGCCCTAGTTGATTATGTCGAACTGGTAAAACAGTTCAACAAAGAAAAACTGGCTTTTTATCCAGGTTCACCAAAAGTGGCAGAGTCGTACCTTCGTCGCCAAGATAAAGGGTGGTTTTTTGAACTGCACCCACAAGATTTAAAACGACTCGAAGCGAATACAGAACATAAGAAGTCATTGCGCGTAAGAGCAGAAGATGGATTTAAGGGCTTACTTGGTTTGCTGCCGCCTTCAAGTCGTCGCGCGGTTGTTTTGATGGACCCGCCCTATGAAATCAAAAAAGATTACGATACGGCTGTGGAATCCATCGTGAAAGCGTATAAGAAGTTTGACTCTGCTACGTACATGATTTGGTATCCGGTGGTTGAACGTGAACGAATTGATGGTATGGAAACCCAATTGAAAGCATCCGGTGTCAGAAACATTCATTTGTATGAATTGGCGACAAGCGCGGATACTTTGGAACGCGGTATGACCGCATCAGGTATGATAGTGATTAATCCCCCTTGGACATTGACCAAAACAATGTCTGAAGTGTTACCGGAATTGACCACTCTGTTAAGTGATGCAAGTGGGTTCTATCGCTGCGAAGAACTTGTACCTGAATAG
- a CDS encoding DUF904 domain-containing protein: protein MNEILPQLEQLIEKLLEKNQQLNSEVSSLKEQVGKLIDENETLQLEILESEEKQKETSTALAGLLSKLQSID from the coding sequence ATGAACGAAATTCTTCCTCAACTCGAACAGCTGATTGAAAAATTATTAGAGAAAAACCAACAACTCAATAGTGAAGTCTCCTCATTGAAGGAACAAGTTGGAAAACTGATTGACGAGAATGAAACCCTGCAACTTGAGATCCTAGAAAGCGAAGAAAAACAGAAAGAAACCAGCACTGCATTGGCTGGATTGCTGTCGAAGCTTCAAAGCATCGACTAA
- a CDS encoding cell division protein ZapA, producing the protein MANKTIQVTADVLGKPQQFTCTQGQEQELYDAVSLLNRRVEEMKNRSTVRNEHNALLMAALHLCHEVNALNKDADNTSSALKTLCEKLRLDEIIRHTSLVICCTILRSGMDLLLQ; encoded by the coding sequence ATGGCCAACAAAACGATTCAAGTGACTGCTGACGTACTTGGTAAACCACAGCAGTTTACCTGTACGCAAGGTCAAGAGCAGGAACTTTATGATGCAGTTTCGCTGTTGAATCGACGCGTCGAGGAAATGAAGAATCGCTCGACAGTACGAAATGAGCACAATGCCTTATTAATGGCAGCGCTACACCTTTGCCATGAAGTGAATGCACTTAATAAAGACGCTGATAACACATCTTCCGCGCTCAAAACTCTGTGTGAAAAGTTGAGACTCGACGAAATAATCAGGCACACTAGCTTGGTTATTTGTTGCACAATCCTACGCAGTGGAATGGATCTCCTGCTACAATAA
- a CDS encoding transglycosylase SLT domain-containing protein — protein sequence MAYHNLWDEIGANLKFNTQSHPRLQKRIDWYLQQPTYLTSANRRAEPYLYHIVKRVKQLHLPMELALLPFVESDFRLKARSSEQALGVWQLMPSTAHHFGIKRDEWYEGRLDVLASTDAALAYLKYLHTRFNGDWLHAIAAYNSGEGRVKQAIEKNRKQGKSTHFWHLKLPKETSEYVPKLLALSYLLKTQHGKFKQPFIANRPITTVLDIGQPFDFAVLAKLSGVDKDKLHRLNTGFLQHRSSPKGPQNVLFPFAESALVSKPFFKEHFTLNYRVVSGDTLYKIAKNHRMSLDTLRTLNNKQDNLLKVGDTLKVSRPTKKANLLVDYEISPFLAKLNKPKITLADHQHIVASGESLWSISQQYHVSMRDLSDWNKLGRKSLLKLGQILTVKLPRPLSSEPVSPNDPLADLQLKLKQNSQPR from the coding sequence GTGGCGTACCATAACCTTTGGGATGAAATCGGCGCTAACCTAAAATTCAATACCCAATCCCATCCGCGTTTACAAAAACGTATCGATTGGTATTTGCAGCAACCGACCTATCTCACCAGTGCTAATAGACGTGCTGAGCCTTATCTCTATCACATCGTTAAACGCGTTAAGCAACTGCATTTACCCATGGAACTGGCTCTACTGCCGTTTGTTGAAAGTGATTTTCGCTTAAAAGCACGGTCATCTGAGCAAGCGCTCGGCGTGTGGCAATTAATGCCTTCCACTGCTCATCACTTCGGTATAAAACGAGATGAATGGTATGAGGGAAGACTCGATGTGTTAGCCTCAACGGACGCCGCATTGGCTTATTTAAAGTACCTCCATACACGGTTTAACGGTGACTGGTTGCATGCCATTGCCGCCTACAACAGTGGTGAAGGGCGCGTAAAGCAAGCCATTGAGAAAAATCGCAAACAGGGTAAAAGTACTCATTTTTGGCACCTGAAATTACCAAAAGAAACCTCAGAATACGTACCTAAATTACTCGCCCTGTCGTATTTGCTCAAAACTCAGCATGGGAAGTTTAAACAACCGTTTATTGCCAACAGGCCGATCACGACCGTTTTGGATATTGGACAGCCTTTTGACTTTGCCGTACTGGCTAAACTTTCGGGGGTAGACAAAGACAAGCTGCATCGTTTGAATACCGGTTTTTTACAACACCGAAGTTCACCAAAAGGTCCACAAAATGTATTGTTTCCATTTGCTGAATCGGCGCTCGTAAGTAAACCTTTTTTTAAAGAGCATTTTACTCTGAACTATCGTGTCGTTTCTGGCGATACCCTCTACAAGATAGCCAAGAACCACCGTATGAGCCTAGACACTCTTCGTACGTTAAACAACAAGCAAGACAATCTACTCAAAGTGGGTGATACACTCAAAGTCAGTCGGCCAACGAAGAAGGCTAATTTGTTGGTCGACTATGAAATCAGCCCTTTCTTAGCCAAACTCAATAAACCAAAAATAACGCTCGCCGATCACCAACATATCGTCGCGTCGGGTGAATCGCTTTGGTCTATCAGTCAGCAATACCATGTCAGTATGCGTGATTTAAGCGACTGGAATAAACTAGGCAGAAAATCCTTGCTCAAACTGGGACAAATACTCACCGTTAAACTTCCTCGTCCACTGTCCTCCGAACCGGTGTCACCCAATGATCCACTTGCCGATCTCCAACTAAAATTGAAACAAAATAGCCAACCGCGTTAA
- a CDS encoding FKBP-type peptidyl-prolyl cis-trans isomerase codes for MQVAKDTVVEFHYTLSEADNQIESSHTNGEPLVYLHGNEGMLPGLEAAMEGKAAGDKFSVTLEPAEAYGERRDEFVQRIPLKHLQGAKVWKPGMTAIIHTDQGRHQVTIVKVGRFNADCDLNHPLAGKTLTFAVELMSVREATAEELAHGHVHAAGGCGHSH; via the coding sequence ATGCAAGTTGCAAAAGATACCGTAGTTGAATTTCACTACACGCTAAGCGAAGCAGACAACCAAATTGAAAGCAGCCACACAAACGGTGAGCCGCTCGTTTACTTGCACGGCAATGAAGGCATGCTGCCTGGTCTTGAAGCAGCGATGGAAGGTAAAGCGGCTGGTGATAAATTCAGTGTTACGCTTGAACCTGCTGAAGCGTACGGTGAGCGCCGTGACGAATTCGTACAACGTATTCCACTTAAACACCTACAAGGTGCAAAGGTATGGAAACCTGGTATGACTGCAATCATTCACACTGATCAAGGTCGTCACCAAGTCACTATCGTTAAAGTAGGTCGTTTCAATGCAGATTGTGACTTGAACCATCCTTTAGCTGGCAAAACCTTAACGTTCGCGGTTGAGTTAATGTCAGTGCGTGAAGCAACGGCTGAAGAATTAGCGCACGGTCACGTACATGCCGCCGGCGGTTGTGGTCACTCGCACTAA
- a CDS encoding SDR family NAD(P)-dependent oxidoreductase — MSQRVAIVTGGSLGIGHAVVKKLQDLNYRVFNLDIHPSELGEYRHCDVSDVTAVKQTIQTIVTETQRVDALVSNAGKHLSANIEQTDEDTLDAMFALNVKGAYAAIQAVLPAMKAANSGSIVLVASDQAFVGKRNSFAYNLTKASLASIAKTTALDYAPFNIRANAVCPGTIETPLFHNAIDKYCARSGANKQDIVSEEAALQPLGRLGQPEEVAALTAFLLSDEASFITGSLQAIDGGYTAQ; from the coding sequence ATGTCTCAACGCGTTGCAATCGTTACGGGCGGCAGTTTGGGTATCGGCCACGCTGTCGTCAAAAAATTACAAGATCTGAATTATCGTGTGTTTAATCTCGACATTCACCCAAGTGAATTAGGTGAATATCGCCATTGTGATGTGTCTGATGTCACTGCGGTTAAGCAAACGATTCAGACGATTGTTACCGAAACCCAACGCGTTGATGCTCTAGTTTCAAATGCCGGAAAGCATTTGAGTGCTAATATTGAGCAAACAGATGAAGATACCCTCGATGCGATGTTCGCATTGAACGTAAAAGGGGCGTATGCCGCTATTCAAGCCGTACTCCCCGCAATGAAGGCTGCAAACTCGGGATCAATAGTCCTTGTTGCATCCGATCAGGCATTCGTTGGTAAACGAAACTCTTTCGCTTACAACCTAACCAAAGCCTCTCTCGCGTCTATCGCCAAAACAACCGCGTTAGATTATGCACCGTTCAACATTCGTGCAAATGCCGTTTGCCCTGGCACAATCGAGACGCCGCTTTTTCACAATGCTATCGATAAATACTGCGCGCGCTCTGGCGCAAATAAGCAAGATATTGTCAGTGAAGAGGCCGCTCTACAGCCTCTCGGCCGTCTCGGTCAACCCGAAGAAGTTGCTGCGCTTACCGCATTTTTGCTGAGCGACGAGGCATCCTTTATTACGGGTAGCCTACAAGCCATCGACGGCGGATACACAGCACAATAA
- a CDS encoding amidohydrolase family protein has translation MDIIDPHLHFFALQEGNYSWLVDSTPPPWKNLDKIKQDHGLKDIQNVALFALKGIVHIEAGFDNVHPERELQWLEKTLGQFPFKAIAYCPIDAEPNEFLQRLEKMPKDALIGIRDITENEDYQRLLSPNVLANLASLSERSLIWEAQGHFGLELARKTLLKLALTCPALRIVVTHFGLLEESENVPDVLQELASAPNIWIKYSGQEMLSNPVETKKAFELLVATFGEDRIMLASNYPVCLQQMTYEKMWQQYLTSWPSPSSFNKVAYLNAKKCYGL, from the coding sequence ATGGACATTATTGACCCTCACTTGCATTTTTTTGCACTTCAAGAAGGCAACTATTCTTGGCTTGTGGACTCAACACCTCCACCTTGGAAAAATCTTGATAAGATCAAGCAAGACCACGGTTTGAAGGACATCCAAAACGTCGCTTTATTTGCTCTCAAAGGCATTGTACATATCGAAGCCGGCTTCGATAATGTACACCCTGAGCGAGAGCTTCAGTGGCTAGAAAAAACACTCGGCCAGTTTCCCTTTAAAGCGATCGCTTATTGCCCCATTGATGCTGAGCCAAACGAGTTTTTGCAACGTCTGGAAAAAATGCCTAAAGATGCTTTGATTGGTATTCGTGATATTACGGAAAACGAAGACTATCAGCGCCTACTATCACCAAATGTACTAGCGAATTTAGCATCGCTGAGTGAACGCTCGCTTATTTGGGAAGCACAAGGTCATTTTGGACTGGAATTGGCGCGGAAAACACTGCTCAAGCTCGCTCTTACGTGTCCTGCGCTTCGCATTGTCGTCACACACTTTGGACTATTGGAAGAATCAGAAAACGTGCCTGACGTTTTACAGGAATTAGCCAGCGCACCCAACATTTGGATAAAGTATTCGGGGCAAGAAATGCTGTCCAACCCTGTAGAAACAAAAAAAGCGTTTGAACTTCTTGTTGCGACATTTGGTGAGGATAGAATAATGCTCGCATCCAATTATCCGGTATGCTTACAGCAAATGACGTATGAAAAGATGTGGCAGCAATATTTGACGTCGTGGCCATCGCCATCGAGTTTTAACAAAGTAGCCTATTTAAATGCCAAGAAGTGCTATGGCTTGTAG
- a CDS encoding YggN family protein produces the protein MRVVSLVVAFALQCGAVQAATSKCDVELGHGLIITDDSIRIVDNNQTRVQINHDDQLLIGGYWINLNEADTIVLREYSQGIRDTVPELVNLATDGVNLGLSAIEQVVESMSDKEPEVLKTQLQYVERALMDKFKRGDDFFFIAPQSLSKIDDFFTKEISQKIHSAVHGSLGAILVSLGDAFKSREGNIEDRINDMGQRMDIISKEIDKSLQKKAHQLEAKATEYCECLNRLDDTESRLQAIVPQLLDYDLVRIRS, from the coding sequence ATGCGTGTTGTTAGTTTAGTCGTTGCGTTTGCATTACAGTGCGGTGCCGTACAGGCTGCGACAAGTAAGTGTGATGTCGAACTTGGTCATGGTTTGATCATTACGGATGACAGCATTCGCATTGTCGATAACAACCAAACGCGTGTACAAATCAATCATGATGATCAATTACTTATCGGTGGATATTGGATCAATCTCAATGAAGCCGATACCATTGTATTACGTGAATATTCCCAAGGGATCCGTGATACGGTGCCAGAGCTTGTGAACCTCGCCACTGATGGAGTCAACTTAGGCTTGTCAGCCATTGAACAAGTCGTTGAAAGTATGTCAGACAAAGAACCTGAAGTACTTAAAACGCAGCTCCAATATGTCGAGCGAGCTCTAATGGACAAGTTTAAGCGTGGAGATGACTTTTTCTTTATTGCGCCACAGTCGCTTTCTAAAATTGATGATTTTTTTACAAAAGAAATCAGTCAAAAAATCCATTCAGCAGTTCATGGTTCGTTGGGTGCTATTTTAGTGTCGTTGGGAGATGCGTTTAAATCTCGTGAGGGCAATATCGAAGATAGGATTAACGATATGGGACAGCGTATGGATATCATTTCTAAAGAAATAGATAAGTCATTGCAAAAGAAAGCACATCAACTTGAAGCGAAAGCCACTGAATATTGTGAATGTTTGAATCGTTTGGACGATACGGAGTCGCGTTTACAGGCAATTGTACCGCAGTTGCTGGATTATGATTTAGTGAGAATTCGTTCTTAA
- a CDS encoding DUF1566 domain-containing protein: protein MKQKFSLVFALLVQPSIAFAQTCFTQIPASTPTTRFVVNEDGTVSDSKTGLMWQLCSYGQTYSVADKVCTGTAARVTWQQALVVAKANTTANHDDWHVPNIKELSTVVEHQCVEPSINEKVFIGTRNENYWTSTSDQVRTDHAWVYQFADGKNNLKEKISDLYIRLVRFEK from the coding sequence ATGAAGCAAAAGTTCAGTTTAGTCTTTGCTCTGTTGGTGCAGCCTTCGATTGCATTTGCTCAAACGTGTTTCACACAAATCCCTGCTTCAACACCTACCACTCGATTCGTCGTGAATGAGGATGGCACGGTGTCTGACTCGAAAACAGGCCTTATGTGGCAACTGTGTTCATATGGTCAAACGTATTCGGTCGCGGATAAAGTGTGCACGGGCACTGCTGCGAGAGTCACATGGCAGCAAGCACTCGTGGTTGCAAAAGCGAATACAACAGCCAACCATGATGATTGGCACGTACCTAACATCAAAGAATTATCAACCGTTGTTGAGCATCAATGTGTTGAGCCGTCGATAAATGAAAAGGTGTTTATTGGTACACGTAACGAAAACTATTGGACCAGTACATCGGATCAGGTAAGAACGGATCATGCGTGGGTCTACCAGTTCGCCGATGGCAAAAATAACCTCAAAGAAAAAATTTCCGACTTATATATTCGACTCGTTCGATTCGAAAAATAA